A region of Zeugodacus cucurbitae isolate PBARC_wt_2022May chromosome 5, idZeuCucr1.2, whole genome shotgun sequence DNA encodes the following proteins:
- the LOC105214664 gene encoding histidine--tRNA ligase, cytoplasmic isoform X2, giving the protein MSETREQILEEIKNQGDLVRKLKAAKETKERIDEEVARLLALKAKLGDGPATPQKFTLKTPKGTRDYSPQQMMLRQGVLDKIVEVFKKHGGEAIDTPVFELKEVLTGKYGEDSKLIYDLKDQGGEILSLRYDLTVPLARYLAMSKISSLKRYHIAKVYRRDNPAMTRGRYREFYQCDFDIAGTFDPMLPDAECVKIVSEVLDTLDIGEYVIKINHRQLLDGMFEACGVPADKFRTICSAVDKLDKTPWAEVRKEMIDEKGLDAAAADKIGEYVQLSGGIELVAQLLADEKLKAVSSAVKGLESMQLLLKYCDAMGLSPKISFDLSLARGLDYYTGVIYECVLKAEPKIVQNGAAEAAEEQGAVGSVAGGGRYDNLVGMFDPKGKQVPCVGVSIGVERIFSVLEAKNAAAGVKTRTNEVQVYVASAHKGLHEKRLSILNSLWDQGIKAEHSYKLNPKLLVQLQYCEENQIPFAVVFGDSELSKGVVKLREVTTRKEEEVPLAELGNEIKKRLNN; this is encoded by the exons ATGAGTGAGACGCGTGAACAGATacttgaagaaattaaaaatcagGGCGATTTAGTTCGTAAACTTAAAGCGGCCAAGGAAACCAAAGAAAGG ATCGATGAAGAGGTAGCACGTTTGCTAGCTTTGAAGGCGAAGCTTGGTGATGGCCCTGCAACGCCACAGAAGTTTACGCTGAAGACGCCAAAAGGTACACGCGATTATTCACCACAGCAGATGATGTTGCGGCAAGGTGTGTTGGATAAGATTGTGGAGGTTTTTAAGAAGCATGGCGGTGAAGCTATCGATACGCCTGTATTTGAGTTGAAG GAGGTGCTCACCGGCAAGTATGGTGAGGATTCCAAACTCATTTACGATCTCAAAGATCAAGGTGGTGAAATTTTGTCGCTACGCTATGATTTGACCGTGCCCCTCGCACGTTATCTAGCCATGAGCAAGATTTCTTCGCTAAAACGCTACCATATCGCCAAAGTGTATCGGCGTGATAATCCCGCTATGACACGCGGTCGTTATCGTGAATTCTATCAATGCGATTTTGATATTGCCGGCACCTTTGATCCCATGCTGCCCGATGCGGAGTGCGTGAAAATTGTCTCTGAAGTGTTGGATACCTTGGATATTGGCGAATATGTGATTAAAATCAATCATCGGCAATTATTGGATGGCATGTTCGAGGCGTGTGGTGTACCTGCCGATAAGTTCCGTACGATTTGCTCTGCCGTAGATAAGTTGGAtaag ACTCCTTGGGCTGAAGTGCGTAAGGAAATGATTGATGAGAAGGGCCTGGATGCTGCCGCTGCTGATAAAATTGGTGAATATGTGCAACTGAGTGGTGGCATTGAACTTGTCGCCCAACTGCTGGCTGATGAAAAGCTCAAAGCTGTGTCCAGCGCCGTAAAAGGCTTGGAAAGCATGCAACTGCTGCTTAAGTACTGCGATGCAATGGGTTTGTCGCCAAAGATTAGCTTCGATTTGAGTCTGGCACGCGGTCTGGACTACTATACCGGTGTGATTTATGAATGTGTGCTAAAAGCCGAGCCGAAGATTGTGCAGAATGGTGCTGCAGAGGCTGCGGAGGAGCAGGGCGCTGTCGGTTCGGTGGCTGGTGGTGGTCGCTATGACAACCTTGTCGGCATGTTCGATCCCAAGGGCAAGCAGGTGCCATGCGTTGGCGTCTCAATCGGTGTGGAACGTATTTTTTCGGTATTGGAAGCTAAGAATGCTGCAGCTGGCGTAAAAACGCGCACCAACGAGGTGCAAGTGTATGTCGCATCGGCTCATAAAGGTTTGCACGAGAAGCGTTTGAGCATTTTAAATAGCCTGTGGGACCAAGGCATTAAG GCTGAACATTCTTATAAACTGAATCCGAAGTTGTTAGTGCAGTTGCAATACTGCGAGGAAAATCAAATACCCTTCGCAGTGGTGTTTGGTGATTCGGAATTGTCCAAAGGCGTTGTGAAGTTACGTGAGGTTACTACACGCAAGGAGGAGGAAGTACCACTGGCCGAACTGGGAAATGAGATCAAGAAACGTTTGAACAATTAA
- the LOC105214664 gene encoding histidine--tRNA ligase, cytoplasmic isoform X1, producing MLRSIGRQTAYLIGHTKSRPITNWSTFVCTTFSGGERKFGPADQQSCRHCATSHKVGQFESATTNEISHRKKKSHTINSNNETDEEATLLEQQLAQIDEEVARLLALKAKLGDGPATPQKFTLKTPKGTRDYSPQQMMLRQGVLDKIVEVFKKHGGEAIDTPVFELKEVLTGKYGEDSKLIYDLKDQGGEILSLRYDLTVPLARYLAMSKISSLKRYHIAKVYRRDNPAMTRGRYREFYQCDFDIAGTFDPMLPDAECVKIVSEVLDTLDIGEYVIKINHRQLLDGMFEACGVPADKFRTICSAVDKLDKTPWAEVRKEMIDEKGLDAAAADKIGEYVQLSGGIELVAQLLADEKLKAVSSAVKGLESMQLLLKYCDAMGLSPKISFDLSLARGLDYYTGVIYECVLKAEPKIVQNGAAEAAEEQGAVGSVAGGGRYDNLVGMFDPKGKQVPCVGVSIGVERIFSVLEAKNAAAGVKTRTNEVQVYVASAHKGLHEKRLSILNSLWDQGIKAEHSYKLNPKLLVQLQYCEENQIPFAVVFGDSELSKGVVKLREVTTRKEEEVPLAELGNEIKKRLNN from the exons atgttgcgttCGATTGGCCGTCAAACTGCTTACTTAATTGGTCATACAAAAAGTCGGCCAATAACAAATTGGTCCACATTTGTGTGTACAACGTTCAGCGGCGGTGAGCGTAAATTCGGGCCCGCAGATCAGCAATCGTGTCGTCACTGCGCCACCAGCCATAAGGTGGGGCAATTCGAAAGTGCTACAACAAATGAAATTTCAcatagaaaaaagaaaagccACACAATCAACAGCAATAATGAGACTGATGAAGAGGCAACTCTGCTAGAACAACAACTGGCACAG ATCGATGAAGAGGTAGCACGTTTGCTAGCTTTGAAGGCGAAGCTTGGTGATGGCCCTGCAACGCCACAGAAGTTTACGCTGAAGACGCCAAAAGGTACACGCGATTATTCACCACAGCAGATGATGTTGCGGCAAGGTGTGTTGGATAAGATTGTGGAGGTTTTTAAGAAGCATGGCGGTGAAGCTATCGATACGCCTGTATTTGAGTTGAAG GAGGTGCTCACCGGCAAGTATGGTGAGGATTCCAAACTCATTTACGATCTCAAAGATCAAGGTGGTGAAATTTTGTCGCTACGCTATGATTTGACCGTGCCCCTCGCACGTTATCTAGCCATGAGCAAGATTTCTTCGCTAAAACGCTACCATATCGCCAAAGTGTATCGGCGTGATAATCCCGCTATGACACGCGGTCGTTATCGTGAATTCTATCAATGCGATTTTGATATTGCCGGCACCTTTGATCCCATGCTGCCCGATGCGGAGTGCGTGAAAATTGTCTCTGAAGTGTTGGATACCTTGGATATTGGCGAATATGTGATTAAAATCAATCATCGGCAATTATTGGATGGCATGTTCGAGGCGTGTGGTGTACCTGCCGATAAGTTCCGTACGATTTGCTCTGCCGTAGATAAGTTGGAtaag ACTCCTTGGGCTGAAGTGCGTAAGGAAATGATTGATGAGAAGGGCCTGGATGCTGCCGCTGCTGATAAAATTGGTGAATATGTGCAACTGAGTGGTGGCATTGAACTTGTCGCCCAACTGCTGGCTGATGAAAAGCTCAAAGCTGTGTCCAGCGCCGTAAAAGGCTTGGAAAGCATGCAACTGCTGCTTAAGTACTGCGATGCAATGGGTTTGTCGCCAAAGATTAGCTTCGATTTGAGTCTGGCACGCGGTCTGGACTACTATACCGGTGTGATTTATGAATGTGTGCTAAAAGCCGAGCCGAAGATTGTGCAGAATGGTGCTGCAGAGGCTGCGGAGGAGCAGGGCGCTGTCGGTTCGGTGGCTGGTGGTGGTCGCTATGACAACCTTGTCGGCATGTTCGATCCCAAGGGCAAGCAGGTGCCATGCGTTGGCGTCTCAATCGGTGTGGAACGTATTTTTTCGGTATTGGAAGCTAAGAATGCTGCAGCTGGCGTAAAAACGCGCACCAACGAGGTGCAAGTGTATGTCGCATCGGCTCATAAAGGTTTGCACGAGAAGCGTTTGAGCATTTTAAATAGCCTGTGGGACCAAGGCATTAAG GCTGAACATTCTTATAAACTGAATCCGAAGTTGTTAGTGCAGTTGCAATACTGCGAGGAAAATCAAATACCCTTCGCAGTGGTGTTTGGTGATTCGGAATTGTCCAAAGGCGTTGTGAAGTTACGTGAGGTTACTACACGCAAGGAGGAGGAAGTACCACTGGCCGAACTGGGAAATGAGATCAAGAAACGTTTGAACAATTAA